A genomic segment from Aegilops tauschii subsp. strangulata cultivar AL8/78 chromosome 1, Aet v6.0, whole genome shotgun sequence encodes:
- the LOC109784443 gene encoding ethylene-responsive transcription factor ERF110-like, with product MPPRRRGASGYRGVRQRPNGGFYSEIRSGQLRLGLGTFETAHEAARAYDAAAWRLGRPRQKMNFHDVHTLQQALDVAPPPRLRTAQDRAEHAERQRRLLVAHEDERVMAEWRQRHPEGRYLRASLLGKAPRGGDAKAPR from the coding sequence atgccgcctcGCCGCCGAGGAGCGTCGGGCTACCGCGGCGTCCGCCAGCGCCCCAACGGCGGGTTCTACTCCGAGATACGGTCCGGCCAACTCCGGCTCGGCCTCGGCACCTTCGAGACGGCgcacgaggccgcccgcgcgtacgacgcggcggcgtggcgcctagGCAGGCCGCGCCAGAAGATGAACTTCCACGACGTCCACACGCTCCAGCAGGCGCTGGacgtcgccccgccgcctcgtctTCGCACGGCACAAGACCGTGCGGAGCACGCTGAgcggcagcgccgcctcctcgtcgcccaTGAGGACGAGCGGGTCATGGCGGAGTGGCGCCAGCGCCACCCGGAGGGACGTTACCTACGAGCAAGCCTACTGGGCAAGGCGCCGCGAGGAGGAGACGCAAAGGCGCCGCGATGA